DNA sequence from the Juglans microcarpa x Juglans regia isolate MS1-56 chromosome 5S, Jm3101_v1.0, whole genome shotgun sequence genome:
aaaaactgtttttctccTTCCAGactctaagtttctagatctgagaaaatatttcataaaaaacttttatCATGCAAATAATCCTTaacaaacattcatataaacatgttagcaATACTCGATAAAAAGTTCGGACCAAGATCTATCTATTAGCTtgttcaaaactcaaaaatacaACATATTATCCAATTTATCACCTAGATTGACCTTTTCatggttaaaataactttttataaatcaaacaaccatgaaatcaaacaaaaaaggtAATCACAGAAACTAGACTAAAAAAGGAACAAGTTTCATGAAGGAATCTTAGTGAGTTAATAGTTACAAGGGCTTTGAAAACTGAAGGCAATAAAGCTCAAAAAACTACCAAAGAGAAAATACTGTGTTCTCTCcaagaacaaaaatgaaaggGATGAATGAGTGAGGAAATGGCCTGCACGCCTCTGACACATTCTGAAAGTGAAGTGAGGTTTTTGAATGACACTTGAATGATGAAAGTCTTGGTCAAAGTGAGGGACAAACTGCCCAAGGCATGGGCTATTTAGAGGTGGCGTGTTGgaggtggtggtgaggtggccttCCCTTCCCATCAAGGGCTATTTGAGGGTTGTCATGAGCAGTGGATGGTCAGCCTTGAGAGGGTGGaaacttctcaaaaatctttgccaaggtggccaagaTTTGTGGGCCTAATGGGCCTTAAACAAGCGGGCttcattttggggtttaaaaagtgtttggttagggtttgagatgctatcaagtccaaatctaattttttttaacccaatcaaattttcatgttttaaagggttgaataataatgtcataatatgaattttatggattaatagcatgtgaaagtgatttaatcaagtgattaaacacaatactagaaatcaAATCCAATACAGTTTTGAAATCAATTTGGGGTTTGGGGTAACTGTTTAGTGTTTCAATTTCCTCCAAgctttttggggtttcaattagaTTCCAAATGTTTaaggtttcactagggttgaaaccctctttggttttaCACAAATTGGATCATTGGATGGAATAggattttgcttaggtggcatgatctcacaccttgatttttttcacatttccatctcatggtttctCTTAGTGTCAAGtgttcaatactattcaccaagtgtggctaagatcttgccaagtgtccacaTAAAACTTGTCTAacttaatttggacattccacactgtaattttaaaaacactgcacTTGATGCtactatcgaggttactattcactcggGAAAAAGTGAAATTAAACTTTGCACtccaaaatcttaaatatacaCACACCTAACTGTGCAAtttgtttatcaaaattcaactcCGAAGTgtctcaaaataaacaaaatgtgtTTTCAACAAGTGTTTCAtctgaaaactgaaaatgaatttattgtGCCATAAATCCTAAATAACCCtctgagtctaatggcgcaaACCATATCGCATTCTAAAACTCCTaactatttcaaataaataaaatcacacttcTGGCACCATTgtgagtggtaacactgactatgctgacagactaaaacctacgcgattAGTCGATTTGTAAAAACTTATAGAGTTTTTACGAGATTCCTTAAGcttatagaaattccaccattgaatttctagcaggATGTTACAATTCCGGGACTGATGAAGGGGTGTCCTGAGTGAGAGCTCATGAAGAGTTATGTTGGGCCATTATGAGTCGATGGAAGCAAGGGTTTCGTAGCGAAGGGGAAAGAAGAGACACGAGATAAAGTGCAAAGATAGCAAGGATAAAGGGTGAGAGGAAAGAATGCTAATGCAAGTAAACGGGAAGAAGGGAAAATGAAGGTTATGAATGAGTAGGGGGTGACGGTTACACAATCGAGTAAAGGAAATCAGAGGGGGCTGACAGCATCATCATTGCATGATCTGGTGATGTAATGGAAATGAGAGGTTGGCTAAATAAGAGTGACACGTGTCACGAAAAAGTCACTAACGTTTGAAACCTCCAAGGCCAGGGAAAATGAATCGTCAAGCAGGGTGTTTACTAGATTCCTGTCCAAAAAGGACGTCAATCAAATGCCCACTAGATGATCGCCGAGTTTGTCCAGATGTAGCCATTATAGCCCATGTCTAAAGTTGGTCGACAGGCAAGCGGGGTAACATCGTCAACAATCTAATTCCCTCGTATCCACGCAAAGGGAATTAACGAGCTAACTGGAGGAACTCATTTAGCCCTTAATAAGGAGTAGGCCCAGTTTAGAGGCTCAACCCAACAGATGATAAGGATCAAGTCGATGGAGTCTTAAAGATTTATACGACCCCATCTTGTAACTGTCAAATAGGGTAGAATGGATAATTGATCCAGGAACTTGGGATGAATCCAACATTCTCGGGTTGAGCATAAAGTCAATAGAACATGAAGATAAGACCCAACGGGATGATCATCATTAGTGCCTAACAATAACCACctacaactatatatacaagaaGCAGTCAACATGTTTAGGTAACACAACTCATCTTGATTACTATTTTGGTGATAGCTTATTCTGTATATCGCTGACTTAGAGATTAGAGGTGCATCAGGCACACCGGATCACTACTTTTATTGGTTGCAAGGAGGGCATTATGGTCAGCAGTGGGACACGTCTCCAACACAAACTAAAAGCAATGTTTCAAGAACATATCCGAGGAGGACTACaaagcttttattttttcatttacgagaaagtgtatttttaaaatccACAGTCCTTTTATCCCATTAACACGATGAATGAAAGTCTCATTTGACTAAGGAGTTCATTATCCTTAGCCAATCTTATCATTTATTCCATGTTTCATGATGAAAGGAACTTTGATTTGACTCCAAAAACTTTTAATACAGTAACTTGGCtccaaaaaatatagaaatgcTTGACCCATCGAAGTTGGGTACCCAAAGTGTATCCTGAgacaaatttttgtatttttttttttacttaatgattaagaaaatatcttttaataatattgtgaattttttattttttaaaaaaaatgtttatgatgattaaaaaaaatacatgaaaaaataaaaaagaataaaaaaatgaaatgcagTTATCAGGACATTTCTTCGAAACACTTTTTTGGTAGTTGTAGTGCCACTCCAAAAAATAACTTATACAAGATgtgcttaatttttttagaaaaattatatttatcatgttCATGTTACACACTACAcataactttttaactttatttttttttctcttattaaatatgaaatgtttggaCGATGAGTAAaggaattcaattaatttaggaagaataaaattaaaaaaaataattataacgtATAGTATTATAAATGATGAGTATAgtaaatgatgagtagcaaaactcaattttttataCCTAGTATTATTTAGCTACAAATGCAATAGAACAAACCCATGATTTAGGGAGGTCAAAAGCAGTGGGAGGTCTTGGCTTTAGGGATATGGAAAATTTTAACAAAGCCATGTTGGCAAAACAGGGTTGGAGACTTATGAAAATGGAGGATTCCCTAGTTGCAAAaatctttaaagaaaaatactacaaGAATGTAAAGTTTACTGAAGCTAAACTAGACATGATGCCTTTTTACATCTGGAGAAGCCTGTGGTCTGTATAAGAGGTAGtgaaaaatggagagagatGGAGGGTAGGTGATGGGAAGGAAATTAGGATCTAGGATAAAAAATGGTTGCCTGTGGAAACCTCTTTTTCAGTTCAATCCCCAGTTAAGATCCTAAGTCCTTATGGAAGAGTCTGTGAATTGATTGATGAGGAGAAAAATGAGTGGAAAACTGACTTGATCAGAGATATTTTCAGTAAGGAAGAGGCAGCTATAATCTGCACTATCCCTCTTAGTCAAAGGGGAGGAGCAAATAAACTAATCTGGCGCTTGACTAAGAATGGGAAATACTCTGTCAGAAGTGCCTACTATACTGAGAATCAAAGGtataaagaaatgaaagggCAAGCCTCGAATccagaaagggaaaagaagaatTTATGGCAGATGCAAGTACCAGGGGGATGGAAGCACATGGTATGGAAAGCTATGCACAACATTTTACCTACTAAGCAGAGTCTATTCAGAAAGAATGTACTGGAGATCCAAGATGCCCGATATGCTTGCAAAATGAGGAGTCAGTAGTCCATGTCTTGTGGTCCTGTCCAGCCTCTACAGATGTGTGGGCAGAAAGGGGTAGTCCAGTGCATAAATGGAACTCAAATGGAGGTGGATTTGAGGAGTTGTGGCAGGAAATGGTGAGAAAACTACGTCAATCAGAGTTAGAAAGAGTGGTGGCTATAATGCACTCGATATGGTACAGAAGAAATGCATGGGTATTTGAAAGTAGTTTCTCTAGTCCCAAAAGTGTCATTAAAAAAGCCCTAGTCAGGTTGGATGATTATCAAAAAGCACTGAGGGATGGCAGAACTGAAGTAAGGAAGACTAAGCAGGTCAAGCAAATAGGAGAATGGCAGAAACCAGAGGATCCGAGTGTTAAAGTCAATTTTGATGCAGCAGTGaatcataaagaaaaaagaatgggtGTAGGGGTGGTAATAAGAGACTCTATGGGGGATGTGTTAGTGTCTTTGAGTGCACAAATCCAATGGGTGAATTCCCAATTCATGGCAGAATGTAAAGCGCTGAGTAAGGCTTTAGAATTATGTAAAGATTTGGGTTTCTACAATGCATGgtttgaaggagatgcaaaAGGGGTTGTAGATGGGGTGAATAATGAGGAGGATGATTCTTGGGTGGGATAGGTGGTGAGGGATTTGCAGAAGGAGCTCCGAAGCTGTAAAGGATGGAAACTAAGTTTTGTTCACAGAGAATGTAATGAAGTTGCTCATAGCCTTGCCAAGTTAAGACTGACTATAGATACAGAAAGGGTGTGGATGGAATGTGTCCCACCTGATAGTGCTCAGAAAGTTATTTTTGATAAACATTGTAATCACACAAATTCTTAAATGAAAAGAATTCATGCAGAggttatttcaaaaaaaaaaaatttgtcaattACATACCCGCAGCTAGTCTTCACATGTACTAAAGCTTTTATAAATTGGAATGGTTAGCCGAACTTTATTATCTTCTCTGAACCTTTTCTACTCTTCTAGAAGAGTGGACTTTTTGAAATATTGAATCCATTTGATTGGATGAAACCAGCCTTATTCGTAGGATCGCAATAAAAAAGGAACCAAACAATCAAAGCCGGAGGCCAGCATCCTCCTTGCCACTTTTGACAGCTGTTGATGTTGAGATCCATGACCATCTAGTGGGCTAGCAGCCAATCGAGAGTATtcaataaggataatgatatatGTCCCGCTGGGGCCACCGTTGGTAGCTCCCGCTCtcagtttttaaaatatttttatttaataattaagtatgtattttttaataatattataattttttattttttttaaatattaaaaatacatatatgaaaaaaaaaaaaaaacacaatcctAAGACTAGCGGTGGCTCCCAACGAGAGTTAGGAGCATTGAGTGTAGCAGtactcatttaataaataaagttaaattatttatttccaatCCCAATtcaatcatatttattcataaaCGGATGTGAagtacattatatatagatgatgtaacAAGAtttaacttgtaaaaaaatttacagatattaatattataaatgaaattgtgttacattaataatataaatgatgtattttttgtaccaacttgtaaataaaataattttgattatttattcGTTTTCctatataaagagaaatatcAAAGTTCacaaaaggaattaaaaataaagtttatacaTTAATGTTACTACATGTGATACAgtagatttactttatataataaaaataaaattttactcttttattttaatcatattttataagTGTGACACTTTCATCACTCTTAAATTATATGTTacgtttttaaaacaaaacactaAACTGATAGGCTATGACATTTCAATGTAGTGGGATAAACTTGTCATGCGTGCAAATaagattttcaatatatattatttgttaattgttaaattttctctttttgtctGATAAGGGCTTGCGAACAGCCAGCAGGCCTAGCCATTTCCGACAGTTTGATATTGAGATGGTTCATAGATGTTTTGTGTTTGTCTTGCATTTAAGGAAACTTATCACGTCAGAAGCTTTGGCATCAGATAGACTTTGTCCTTCCGTCCGTGTCACGGTCACGTTTGATTTCAACAACTCTTAAAAGAcgtttttataactttttctgtcttaattttttattattctctgGTTTTCTGTCTAATCTATAAATGATTCAGAAATGCCGTTTGATTCCGATTGtcatcgttttttttttattaaaaatttgatatttgtaattatataagtttcacacgttttgtttaaaaaaattaaatataaaattcacataaaaaaaaattattttgtaataatagaTCTTACCTTCTTTCAAAATAGATGTACGAGACTTATATAACTTAAGACTGTATCGAACTACtcttttttatatagtatttaatAACGTATAAAtagttaattattaataaataattttttaattatttaataacaaAAGCTAATGaccttaaaatcatttaaacgcCAAAGTTCAAACCATTCTTTCTACTCTTAGAAAAGATAAACATTTGTTTCATTCTATATTTATCATCTATGGTGATCATTTTAATTAGTGCGacacattataattaattttctacTTAAGtacaaactaaaataaaagaagttaGCATTTGAAGAACATGTTTAATCCCTCTTTAGATTAGCTATCGATCAATAAATTACgtggctatttttttttaaaaaaaacaatttcgtGGCTACTTAGATAGCAAGTGGAGCTTAATATCTTATCATGCCTAATCCATAAATTACGTTTTTTTCCTATTAAtcttagagaaatgatagttttATCGTGAGTGCGTAAGCACtgtgcaatcattttaaaaaaatgaataaatacgagacctataaaaaagaaattttaattgtaGATTCTatactttttcaaagtgactgcacgACGCTTGCGCACTCCATAACTGCATATAGCatactcttatttttatatttataaatactgATGATCATTGCAATTTTATTGGTCGGAAAATACTACATTTTACTCTCTCATTCAACTCTAATTCTACTGTGA
Encoded proteins:
- the LOC121267230 gene encoding uncharacterized protein LOC121267230, whose protein sequence is MGNTLSEVPTILRIKESIQKECTGDPRCPICLQNEESVVHVLWSCPASTDVWAERGSPVHKWNSNGGGFEELWQEMVRKLRQSELERVVAIMHSIWYRRNAWVFESSFSSPKSVIKKALVRLDDYQKALRDGRTEVRKTKQVKQIGEWQKPEDPSVKVNFDAAVNHKEKRMGVGVVIRDSMGDVLVSLSAQIQWVNSQFMAECKALSKALELCKDLGFYNAWFEGDAKGVVDGVNNEEDDSWVG